GTCATCGGTCAGATTGCCGATGACCGTGATGGTGGTGTCTCCTGCCATGACCATCTCCTCGCGCACTCAGCGTCTCGTCGTACAGGCTCGCAGAGCCGTGCGACAGAGTCGCGGAGGCTGATCCGGACGAACCGGGGTTTGAATGCTTTAGCGCATTTCCGGTCGGATGACCTTGGTGCGCAGCACGGACTCGTTGAGCCGCAGCTGACGGTCCAGCTCGGCCACCGCAGCAGGCGTGGCCTGCATGTCGATGACGGCGTAGATGCCCTCAGCCTTTTTGTTGATCTCGTACGCGAGGCGCCTACGGCCCCATACGTCGGTCTTCTCAACCGAGCCACCCGCGGTCCGAATCACGTTCAGGTACGTGTCGAGCGACGGTGCGACGGTGCGTTCCTCGAGGCTGGAGTCGAGGATGACCATTACTTCGTAATGACGCAAGACGTGCTCACCTCCTGTGGGCTAAGCGGCCACGGTCCTTCCGTGGCAGGAGGTCGTGCGTCGCTGCCCGCACGTTCCGGGGGAACCCGGCCGGACGCGGACAACCTGACCAGGATACCCGGTCCGGAGGATCATGCCCGGGGAGGTCGGGTCAGCGTTCGGACGTGCTGACGGGGGTCCACCGTCCGACCGTCTTCCGGCCGGTGGTGGACCCCCGTCTACAAGGCCGCGGGGCGTCTGGTCCGCATTCCTTGGGTGGGACCTGGGGAGGAACGACCACACCGATGAGGTTGGACCGAAGACGCCCCGCGGAGCTTTATCGTGTTGTTATCTGACGATACAACGGCACTCGTACCTTGTCGGGGGGAAAAGCACAAATTTCCGAGATTCTTCATCGGTGGACATCCGGTAGGCGAAGGGCCCTCCCCCGCCACGCCGGGCCGCGCGGCGGGGGTGACCTCGCTGTCGGCCGTCGACCACCGGTCGCCGTACGCGGCGGCTCGCGCCGTCGGCGGCCCCGGGCGCTGGTCGCCGGTTCAAACCCATCAACGATCGTCGGTCCGTCAAGTGACGCGACACCGCCCCGGCCGTCGCCCCACCAGTCACGGTCGCGACGTAGGCTCGCTCGCATGCGTATCGGAGCCCACGTCGATTCGACCGACCCGCTGGCGGAGGCGGCCGCCCGGTCCGCCGACACCGTGCAGTTCTTCCTCGCCGACCCACAGGGGTGGAAGGCGCCCAAGCCTCGGGAAGACGCCGAGCGGCTGCGCACGGCCGAGGTCGACCTCTACGTGCACGCGCCGTACGTCATCAACGTCGCCACCCTCAACAACCGCATCCGGATCCCCAGCCGAAAGCTGCTGCTCGGGCACGCCAACGCGGCCGCTGACATCGGCGCCAAGGGCGTGATCGTCCACGGTGGGCACGTCAACGCCGGGGACGACCTGGCCGTCGGCTTCGACAACTGGCGCAAGACCTTCGCGTACGCAGCTGACTCCGGCGGCTTCGGCGTGCCGGTCCTCATCGAGAACACCGCAGGCGGCGACAACGCGTGCGCCCGACGACTGGACGCGCTCGCCCGGCTCTGGGACGCCATCGGCGACTACGAGGTCGGCTTCTGCCTGGACACCTGCCACGCGTACGCGGGCGGCGAGGAACTGCTCGGCGTCGTCGACCGGGTCAAGGCGATCACCGGAAGGATCGACCTGGTGCACGCCAACAACTCCAAGGGCGCGTTCAACTCCGGCCAGGACCGACACGACAACCTGGGCGGCGGGACGATCGACCCGGAGCTGGTGGTGGCGGTGATCCGAGCGGCCGGTGCACCGGTGGTCGTCGAGACACCGGGCGGCGTGACCGGCCAAGCCGCCGACATCGACTTCCTCCGCCAGCAGCTCGGGACGGAGAGCCCGGCAGCATGACGACCGGACAGCCTGGGACCGGGAACGCCCGGCCCACCCCCGCCAGCGCGGACGCCGAGATCCGACCCGCCACCGCGTCGCCGGCGGGCGCCCCCGCCCAGCCGGCTCGCACCTCCGACGCCGTCTCGGACAAGGCCGTGCCGAGCGCTCAGACCGCCCCGGACAACCCGCAAACGAGTGACGGTGGGACGACCGGAGCCGCCGCGAACGGCGACCCCGAGCTCGACCGCCCGACGAGCGGTGTCGCCGGGAAGGACGCGGCCGAGGGCGGTGACGCGGCCAAGGGTGAGAAGGCGAGCGAGACCGACGGTCAGGTGCAGACCGACGGCGAGGCGAAGCCGGTCGGTCCGGAGCGTTGGGAGGCGTTCGCCTCCGCTCCGGAGCCGAGCCCCTCCATCTTCAGCCGGGCGGGCCGAGCCGTCGGCCGGTTCCTGATCCACGAGTGGACCCTGGCCACCCTCGGCGCGCTGGCACTGGCCGTGCTGATGACCTGGCCGACGCTGCGCTATCCGCGCTACACACTCCCGCAGGACTACTGGGACCCGAGCCTGCAGGCCTGGCAGATGGCCTGGTCCGGGCACATTCTGCTGGCCGACCCGGCGCACCTGTGGCAGTCCAACACGTTCTTCCCCGAGCTGTGGAGCTTCGCGTTCTCCGACACACTGCTCGGGTACGCCCCGGCTGGGATGCTCGGCAGCGGCCCCGAGGACGCGTTGCTGCGCTACAACATCATGTTCGTGCTGGCGCACGCGCTCGCCACGCTCGGGGCGTACGCGCTGGCCCGACAGCTCGGGGCTGGCCGCATCGGCGCCGCAGTCGCTGGCGTCAGCTACACCTACGCACCATGGTTGCTGGCTCAGGCCGGGCATCTGCACGTGCTCTCCAACGGTGGGATTCCGCTGGCGCTGGCGATGCTGGCGCGCGGGCACGGCTGGTCACTGCGGCACGGTTACCGACCCGAGCGCCGGCACGACGGTTGGATCTACGCCGGTTGGTTGATGGCGGCCTGGCAGCTCAGCCTCGGCTTCGGCATCGGGCTGCCGTTCGCGTACTTCCTGGCCGGCGCCTTGCTGGTCGCCGTCGTCCTCTTCTTCGCGCGGCGGCTGCGCACCGGTCAGGCCGTGCCGTTCGGTCGCCGGTTGTTCATCGCCGACCTGCTCGGCGGGTTGTTCTTCGCGGGCGTGGGTCTGCTGATGGCGTTCCCGTTCTACAAGGTGACCGAACTGCACCCGAACGCCGAGCGCACCATCGGCGACATCAGCATCTTCTCGCCGCCGGCGACGGGTTTCGTGACGGCGCCCGCCGAGTCGCGGATCTGGGGTGGGCTGCACGAGGGGGCCCGCGCGGCACTGCCGTGGCACCCGGAGATGACCCTGCTGCCGGGCTTCGTGCTCTACGCGCTCGCCGCGGGTGGGCTGTTCTTCTCGGTCTGGCGGTTGCGGCACCGACTGCTGCTGCTCACCGGGGTGCTGGTGACGATGGCGTTCGCGATGGGCACCCGGTTCTTCGACGGCACCTTCACCTACGTGCCGCTCTTCGATCACCTGCCGGGCTGGAGTGGGCTGCGTACCCCTGGTCGGTTGATGCTCTGGACCACGTTGTTACTCGGCCTGCTCGCGGCGGGCGCGGTCACCGCGCTCACCGACCGGGTCCGCGAGTTGACCGCGCAGCGGATCCCGTCGTGGCCGGGGCCGTGGCTGCGGATGGCCACCCTGCTGCCGCTGCTGCTGGTCACGATCGAGGGCCTGAACACCACCCCGCATCCGGTGGTGCCGACCCAACCGGCGGCGATGCGTACGGCGGAGGGGCCTCTGCTGGTGCTGCCCAGCAACCAGAGCCTGGACCAGCACGTGATGCTCTGGTCGACCAGCGGGTTCCCCGACGTGGTCAACGGCGGCAGCGGCTTCACTCCGCGTCAGCTCGACGACGTACGCCGGGTGAGCCAGTCGTTCCCCGACCAGACCAGCGTCGACTACCTGCGCACGCTCGGCGTCCGCTCGGTGGTGTTGCTGCGTGGGCAGGTGGTGGGCACACCGTGGGAGATCAGCATCGACGCACCGGTGGAGTCGCTCGGCATCAGCCGGCAGGACGTCGGCGACGCCGTCGTCTACCGGCTCTGACGCGAGCAGGCGGCGAATCCTCGCTGATCAGGTGGTGGCGGGCTCGGGTTCGGGTGCGGGGTTGGTCGTTCGGCGGCGCCAGCGGTCCAGCCAGGGAGCATCCGGTGCGCCGTCGAGCACGCCACCGTCCGGGTCGTCCGGATAGGTCGCCCGCACCGCGTCCCGCTCGGGGTGCAGGATCTCCTTGACGACCAGCACGCAGAGCACCACCACGGTGGCCAGCCGCAACGTCGAGGCCAGCACGAACACCCCTTCCGGGAAGACCGGGCGGCCGGTCGCCGCGCCGAGCAACTCACCGTAGAAGGCGACGAAGTAGCAGACTTCGGCGATCTGCCAGGCCAGGAAGGCACCCCACTTCGGCCGGGCCAGCACCACCAGCGGCAGCAGCCACAGCACGAACTGCTGCGACCAGACCTTGCTGAAGATGAGGAACGCCGCCACCACCAGGAAGGCGACCTGACCCAGCCGCGGTCGGCGCGGCGCCCGCAACGCCAGCACGGCCACACCGAGACAGGCCAACCCGAAGAGGGCGTACGAGATGGTGTTGAGGGTGGGAATGTTGGCGTTCAGCCACTCGAACGGGCCGAGCCGGGCGGGGTCGTTGCCCACCTTGCCGTCCAGGTAGCGCCCGATGTACCAGAGCGTGCCCCAGTCGATCGGCCGGGTGGTGTTCAGCTCGAAGAATCGGTCCCAGTTCTCCGGGTAGAACCGTGCGGCCGGCAGGTTCACCAGCACCACGGCGGCGATCGCCGTACCGGTGGCGATGAGCGCGGCGCGGACCCGGTCGGCCCGTAGCGCCAGGACGAGGATCGGCCCGAGCAGGAACAGCGGCCAGAGCTTCGCCGCACCGGCGAGCCCGAGCAGCACGCCGGCCACCGCTGGTCGTTTGCGAGCCCAGGCCAGCAGGCCGAAGGCGGCCAGCCCGATGGCGAGCAGGTCCCAGTTGACGGTGGCGGTGAGCACCAGCGCCGGGGCGAGCGCGAACAACGCGGCGTCCCATGGTCGTCGGCGGCGGAGCGCCAGGATCACCGCCACAGTGGCCACCGCGAGCGCGCCCAGCACCAGCGCGTTGAGGTTGTAGAACCACTGGCCCTGGTTGATGGTCGGGTCGCCGTCACCGATGGCGTGCACCGGCAGGCCAAGCGCCCCCATGAAGTAGCCGGTCAGCACCGGGTATTCCACCGGGTGGTCGCGGTAGGGCACCTTGCCCTCGTTGAGCCCCTCGGCGTAATACAGGGCGAGGACGTCGGTGTAGCAGAACCGGGTGTACTGGACGTTGTTCTGCCAGGCACCGTCCTGGCAGGGCGACTTCTGCACCCAGTGCAGCGCGAGCGTGAGGCACGTGAGCGCCAGCACGATCCGGACGGCAGTCCAGAAGCGACGCTCCCGGCCGACCGGCCGGTCCAGCGCGGTCGCGTGGTCGCCCAGCGGGCCGCCGATGACGCCGGAGACGCCGCGGACGAACCCGTCGGAGCGGGACGGGTGATCGGTGGTTCCGGCGTCGTCGATGCCGGGCGTCGACTGGGTGCTCATGAAGAGGCATCCTGCCGTACGACGGGGGTGTCCGTCCCGTCCCGACGCGGAGATCCGGGTACGAAAACGCCGCCGCCGGCCGGGACAGATCGTCCGGCCGGCGGCGGCGGCGTGCAGCGGTGCGGGTCAGTCCCGGTTGGGCGGCAGGCTGGGCAACAGCCCGCCGCCGTTACCGCCGTTACCGGGGCCGCCGGGAGTGTTCGGGTTGTTGCCGCCGGGGGTGCCCCCTTGGTTGCCACCGGGATTCGGGCAGAAGAAATCGGTCAGCGGGTTGCAGGCCGGCTGATTCGGCTGATTCGGCAGGGTCGGCGTCTCAGGCGGCGGGGGCGGCGCTTCACCGTTTCCGGAATCCGGGTCGCCGATGTTCGCCGCCGGCGGGAAGTCGGCCTTCGGTTTGCCCTTCAGCGCCTCGTTCATGAACCGCTCCCAGATGTCACCAGGGAGGTTGCCACCGCTGACCTTGCGCTTGTCCGTGAGAATGAGTGGCTTCCGGTCCTTGACGTTGCCCACCCATACCGCAGTGGCCAACTGTGGCGTGTAGCCGATCATCCAGGCGTCGCCGTTGTCCTTGCTGTCGCCCTTGAGCTCCCAGGTGCCGGTCTTCGAGGCCGCCTTACGGCCGTCATCGAGCCGGTGGTTGACCGCAGCCGGATAGTCCTTCAGCACCGACGTCACGTCGTCGACCACGCCCTTGTCGATCTTCCGCTTCGAGTCGAGCTTCTCGCTGTAGACCTTGTCCCACTTGCCGGAGTTCGGATTCTGTTTCTCCACCGAGTACAGGAAGTGCGCCTTGTTGTAGACGCCCCCGTTGGCGAAGGTAGCGACGCCGTTGGCGTGGTCCAGCACCGTGATCGGGTATTGGCCGTAGCCGACCACATTGAAGAACGGATCCGGCGTGATGTCCTTCGGGTTGGTCTTGGTCAGGTCGTAGGACTTCGCCGGGTTGGTGTCAGTACGCCACATGGTGGTGACACCGGCCTGCTTGGCCATGTCCACGACCTTGTCCGCGCCGATCTCCTCGGTGACGTAGTAGAACGGCACGTTCAGGGACTTGAGCGTGGACACTCGGAGCGTGCAGGAATTGTGGCAGGACGGGTCGTCCGTGCCGGCGTTGCTGACCTTGAACTTGGTGCCCTCCGGGGTGAACGCCTTGCCCTTCCAGCGAGACTCAAGCGCCTTCTTTTCCTTGAGCGCGGCCGCCAGGGTGTAAATCTTGAAGCTGGAGCCCGGTGAGTGGCCACCGCTCAGATTGCCGCTGGAGTCGGTGTTCTTACCGGCGTAGTCGGTGCCGGTGCCGTTGTCGCCGCCGTAGTAGGCGACCACCCGACCATTCGAGGGATCGATCGCGACCACTGCGGCCATGAGGTTGCTCGGCTGGCCGGCCAACTCGGAACCCTTGGACTTGCGCTGAGCCGTCTCGACGGCCGCCGCCTGGATCTTGGTGTCGACGGTGGTGCGGATCCGGTAACCACCAGCCATCAGTGCCTGAGAGCACAGCGGCTTGGCTTCCGTCACCTGCGTGTCCTTGTCGACACAGATGCCTCTGTCCCGCATCTCTTCCCGGACGTAGTTGATCACGTTGCCGTACGGCGTGTCGACGCCGAAGTCGACCCCGATGCCGCCCTTCTTCGGGGCCTTGATGCTCTTGGGGTAGGCGGCAGGCCGCGGCTCCTTGCCGGGCACACCAAGCCAGCCCTCCTTGACCATGCCCTCGATCACGTAATTCCAGCGATCCTGGGCCGCGGTCGGGTTGACCGCCGGGTCGTACCCCTGGTGGGTGGAGCTGGGCTCTGGCTGCTTGATCAGGGCCGCGAGCACTGCGCCCTCGCCCGGGTCGAGCTTGCTCACCGTCTTGCCGAAGTAGGTCTGCGCCGCCGCTTCGATGCCGTACGCGCCTCGGCCGAAGTAGATGACGTTGAGGTAGTGCTGCATGATCTGCGGCTTGGTGTACTCATCGTTCAACTTGGAGGCGAAGATCGCCTCCTTCACCTTGCGGCCGTAGGTGTCGTCCTTGAGGTTCTCGATCGCGTTGCGGGCGTACTGCTGGGTGATCGTCGACGCGCCCTGCTTGTCGCCGCCGGAGAGGTTGTTCCAGGCGGCCCGGGCGATGCCCTTGTAGTCCACGCCGGAGTGCCGGTAGAAGTTCCGGTCCTCGGCGGCGGCCACCGCGTCCTGCACGTACTGCGGGATCTGGTCGATGCTCACCAGGGTGCGGTTCTGATCGCCCACCTTGGCAATGATCGTCTTGTTGTCGAACGCGTAGAGAGTGGTCGCCTGCGGTGGGATGATCTCGTCCGGCATGACCACGTTGGTCGAGTAGTAGGTGAACCCGACCACGCCGACGCCGGCGAGCATGATGAAGACCGCGAAACCGGCGATCAGCAGGTTCATCCGCTTGCGCTTCTTCGCCCGCGCCGCAGCGCCCGAGTCACCCGGACCACGACCGCCCCGACCCGGACCGTTGGGCCCACCCGGGCCACCTGGTCCGCCCGGGCCACCTGGGCCACCTGGGCCGCCAGCGACCGGTGAGACACTCGCCCGGGCGACCGCCGCACGGCCACCCACCGACGCGGAACCGACACTGGCCCGGCCCGCCGAGGCGGTCCCGACAGAAGCGGCGCCGACGGCAGCGGCACCGACCACGGCCCGACCTGCCGGTGCGCCCGGCGCTGGGGAGACGGGCACCGAGGCCCGGCCCGCGCCAGCGCGACCGGCGGCCACACCCGGTGCCGGCGACACCGGCACCGAGGCCCGGCCCGGGGATGCCGAACCCACCGAGGCGGACCCGGCGGCCGCACCGCCACGCGGTGGCACCGAGGCCGCACCGCCACGCGGTGGCACCGAGGCCGAACCGCCGACCGTGGCCCGCCCACCGGCGGCCCGTGGTGTCACTGAGGCACGACCCGGGGTTGCCGCGCCGCCCTCCGATGCCGACCAGCCGCTCCCGCGGGAGTCACCGCCGGGTTGTCGGTACGCGTCGTCCGCGCCCGGCCCGGGGTCGCCGTCCGTGCCCGAGTATTGGGCCCGTCCGCGCGCAGAACTGGGTTCGCCGTACGAGTTCATTCCTCACACCCTGCCGGTCGCGGTGAGGCGCGGCTGCGCCACCACCGGGTTGCCGTGAGTTGCTTCACCCGGGACGCCGGCACGGGGGTGCCGTTTCACCGAGGTAATTGCAGTATTAATCGGGCCAATCGGACCATCGAGTGGTCGACCATCCCAGGTTTCGTCTGCGGCCCCTGGGCCGGTCCAACCAGCTGCGATCACCGTTGCGCCTCTCGCCTCCGCCGGCCGGCACCTTCGGCGCCAGCCACGTCCTGCTCGCCGGTGCCGTCGATGTCACCGGTCACACCGTCCCGACCGAGCAGGTACTGCTCGACGAGATGGTTCCAGTCACAGCCGAGGCACACCTCCACCACGAAGACCTGGAACTCACGCAGTGTCATCGCCAGCACGGGCAACTCGGTCAGTGTCCGGGCCTGGCCGGCGGACTGCTTGAGTTCGTCGCCGTAAATGTAGTGGACGAGGGTCAGGTTCTCGCTGCGACAGATCGGGCACCGCCGGTCGGTCGGCTCACCGTGGAACCGGGCGGCGTTCTTCAGGTAGGGCGACGCGTCGCAGACGTCGTACGTGCCGACGCGGCCGGCCAGGAGCTCACGCAGCACTGCTCGCTTCTGAAGCGAGTAGTCGACGACCTGGCGCTGCGTACGCATGCGGAGAAGGGTACGCGGTCCGGCCCGAGCAGGCGACCATGCTCACAATCCGTGACGTTACCGTCCTGGAACGGGGGTTTGCCCTGGCCGACGCGACCCGCTAACGTGCGATGTATCGGTTCGATACATCGCGGCGGTTACCACTTCACGCCGGAGGGTAAAGAGAGGGTGGCCAGTGCTCGAGTTCGCCATCCTCGGCCTCCTGCAAGAGTCTCCGATGCACGGCTATGAGCTGCGCAAGGAGCTGACCGCCAAACTCGGTGCGATCCGGGCGGCAATCAGCTACGGCTCGCTCTACCCGACCCTACGCAGGCTGCAGGCGGCGGGATGGATCACCGAAGCTGCTGAGACGCCCGCCACTGCCGAGGAGGTTCCCGCGCTGACCAGCCGACGAGGTCGGGTGGTCTACAAAATCACCGCGGAGGGCAAGGAACGCTTCGCCCAGCTGATCGCACAGGCAGGGCCCGAGACGTACGACGACGCGGGCTTCGGGGTGCACTTCGCGTTCTTCGCCCGGACCGACCAGGCGACCCGACTGCGCATTCTGGAGGGTCGCCGCCGCAAGATCGAGGAGCGTCGCGAAGGGCTTCGTGACGTGCTGGGCCGGGCGGCCGAGCGCCTCGACGCTTACACGCTGGAACTGCAGCGCCACGGCCTTGACGCCTGTGAGCGCGAGGTCCGCTGGCTGGAGGAGCTCATCGCCAACGAGCGCTCCGGCCGAGCCCCGACGGTCCCGAACATCGGGACAGCCGGCGGCCGACGACAAGACAACAGCCCGCCTCCGCCTGGAGAGACCAGGAATGAGCGGCCGTGACAGAAAAGAAGGAGGCAGACGCTATGGGCTCCGTCCGCGTCGCCATCGTCGGTGTGGGTAACTGCGCCTCGTCCCTGATTCAGGGCGTCGAGTACTACCGGAACGCCGACCCGAACGACCGCGTCCCGGGTCTCATGCACGTCACCTTCGGCGACTACCACGTCTCTGACGTGCAGTTCGTCGCCGCGTTCGACGTGGACGCCAAAAAGGTGGGCATGGACCTCTCGGAGGCGATCGTCGCCAGCGAGAACAACACCATCAAGCTCTGCGACGTACCGCCGACCGGCGTGTCCGTGCAGCGCGGCCCGACCTTCGATGGTCTGGGTGAGTACTACCGCGAGATCGTCGAGGAGTCCGACGCCGCGCCCGTCGACGTGGCGCAGGCGCTGCGCGACGCGCAGGTCGACGTCGTCGTCTCCTACCTGCCGGTCGGCTCCGAGCTGGCCGACAAGTTCTACGCCCAGGCCGCGATCGACGCCGGTTGCGCGTTCGTCAACGCCCTGCCGGTCTTCATCGCCTCCGACCCCGAGTGGGCCAAGAAGTTCGAGGACGCGGGCCTGCCGATCGTCGGCGACGACATCAAGAGCCAGGTCGGCGCCACCATCGTGCACCGCGCTCTCGCGAAGCTCTTCGAGGACCGCGGGGTCGAGCTGCTGCGCACGTACCAGCTCAACTTCGGCGGCAACATGGACTTCATGAACATGCTGGAGCGCAAGCGGCTCGTCTCGAAGAAGATCTCGAAGACCCAGTCGGTCACCTCGCAGATCCCGCACGAGATGAGCAAGAGCGACGTGCACATCGGCCCGTCGGACCACGTGCCGTGGCTGGACGACCGCAAGTGGGCGTACATCCGCCTGGAGGGCCGTTCGTTCGGTGACACCCCGCTCAACGCCGAGCTCAAGCTCGAGGTGTGGGACTCGCCGAACTCGGCCGGCGTCATCATCGACGCGGTCCGGGCCGCCAAGATCGCGCTGGACCGGAAGATCGCCGGGCCGATCCTGTCGGCCTCGTCGTACTTCATGAAGTCCCCGCCGGTGCAGTACGCCGACCACGACGCCCACCAGGCCGTCGAGGAGTTCATCGCCGGCGAGGTCGAGCGCTGACCCGCTGAACGCACAGCACTACTCAGCACAACACGGCGAGGGCCGGATCCGTTCGGATCCGGCCCTCGCCGTGTTCAGCTCGACATTGCGTCAACCGTGGGACCAGGCGTTTCGCAGCGCGACGCCGGCCTCCAGCTCCAACAACTTGACCTTGCGAGGCAGGCCCCCACCGAAGCCGACCAGCTTGCCGCCCGCGCCGACGATCCGGTGACACGGCACGATCACCGGGACCG
The window above is part of the Micromonospora sp. LH3U1 genome. Proteins encoded here:
- the rpsF gene encoding 30S ribosomal protein S6, with protein sequence MRHYEVMVILDSSLEERTVAPSLDTYLNVIRTAGGSVEKTDVWGRRRLAYEINKKAEGIYAVIDMQATPAAVAELDRQLRLNESVLRTKVIRPEMR
- a CDS encoding deoxyribonuclease IV codes for the protein MRIGAHVDSTDPLAEAAARSADTVQFFLADPQGWKAPKPREDAERLRTAEVDLYVHAPYVINVATLNNRIRIPSRKLLLGHANAAADIGAKGVIVHGGHVNAGDDLAVGFDNWRKTFAYAADSGGFGVPVLIENTAGGDNACARRLDALARLWDAIGDYEVGFCLDTCHAYAGGEELLGVVDRVKAITGRIDLVHANNSKGAFNSGQDRHDNLGGGTIDPELVVAVIRAAGAPVVVETPGGVTGQAADIDFLRQQLGTESPAA
- a CDS encoding glycosyltransferase family 87 protein — protein: MSTQSTPGIDDAGTTDHPSRSDGFVRGVSGVIGGPLGDHATALDRPVGRERRFWTAVRIVLALTCLTLALHWVQKSPCQDGAWQNNVQYTRFCYTDVLALYYAEGLNEGKVPYRDHPVEYPVLTGYFMGALGLPVHAIGDGDPTINQGQWFYNLNALVLGALAVATVAVILALRRRRPWDAALFALAPALVLTATVNWDLLAIGLAAFGLLAWARKRPAVAGVLLGLAGAAKLWPLFLLGPILVLALRADRVRAALIATGTAIAAVVLVNLPAARFYPENWDRFFELNTTRPIDWGTLWYIGRYLDGKVGNDPARLGPFEWLNANIPTLNTISYALFGLACLGVAVLALRAPRRPRLGQVAFLVVAAFLIFSKVWSQQFVLWLLPLVVLARPKWGAFLAWQIAEVCYFVAFYGELLGAATGRPVFPEGVFVLASTLRLATVVVLCVLVVKEILHPERDAVRATYPDDPDGGVLDGAPDAPWLDRWRRRTTNPAPEPEPATT
- a CDS encoding transglycosylase domain-containing protein, which produces MNSYGEPSSARGRAQYSGTDGDPGPGADDAYRQPGGDSRGSGWSASEGGAATPGRASVTPRAAGGRATVGGSASVPPRGGAASVPPRGGAAAGSASVGSASPGRASVPVSPAPGVAAGRAGAGRASVPVSPAPGAPAGRAVVGAAAVGAASVGTASAGRASVGSASVGGRAAVARASVSPVAGGPGGPGGPGGPGGPGGPNGPGRGGRGPGDSGAAARAKKRKRMNLLIAGFAVFIMLAGVGVVGFTYYSTNVVMPDEIIPPQATTLYAFDNKTIIAKVGDQNRTLVSIDQIPQYVQDAVAAAEDRNFYRHSGVDYKGIARAAWNNLSGGDKQGASTITQQYARNAIENLKDDTYGRKVKEAIFASKLNDEYTKPQIMQHYLNVIYFGRGAYGIEAAAQTYFGKTVSKLDPGEGAVLAALIKQPEPSSTHQGYDPAVNPTAAQDRWNYVIEGMVKEGWLGVPGKEPRPAAYPKSIKAPKKGGIGVDFGVDTPYGNVINYVREEMRDRGICVDKDTQVTEAKPLCSQALMAGGYRIRTTVDTKIQAAAVETAQRKSKGSELAGQPSNLMAAVVAIDPSNGRVVAYYGGDNGTGTDYAGKNTDSSGNLSGGHSPGSSFKIYTLAAALKEKKALESRWKGKAFTPEGTKFKVSNAGTDDPSCHNSCTLRVSTLKSLNVPFYYVTEEIGADKVVDMAKQAGVTTMWRTDTNPAKSYDLTKTNPKDITPDPFFNVVGYGQYPITVLDHANGVATFANGGVYNKAHFLYSVEKQNPNSGKWDKVYSEKLDSKRKIDKGVVDDVTSVLKDYPAAVNHRLDDGRKAASKTGTWELKGDSKDNGDAWMIGYTPQLATAVWVGNVKDRKPLILTDKRKVSGGNLPGDIWERFMNEALKGKPKADFPPAANIGDPDSGNGEAPPPPPETPTLPNQPNQPACNPLTDFFCPNPGGNQGGTPGGNNPNTPGGPGNGGNGGGLLPSLPPNRD
- a CDS encoding DUF5318 domain-containing protein, with product MRTQRQVVDYSLQKRAVLRELLAGRVGTYDVCDASPYLKNAARFHGEPTDRRCPICRSENLTLVHYIYGDELKQSAGQARTLTELPVLAMTLREFQVFVVEVCLGCDWNHLVEQYLLGRDGVTGDIDGTGEQDVAGAEGAGRRRREAQR
- a CDS encoding PadR family transcriptional regulator, with the protein product MLEFAILGLLQESPMHGYELRKELTAKLGAIRAAISYGSLYPTLRRLQAAGWITEAAETPATAEEVPALTSRRGRVVYKITAEGKERFAQLIAQAGPETYDDAGFGVHFAFFARTDQATRLRILEGRRRKIEERREGLRDVLGRAAERLDAYTLELQRHGLDACEREVRWLEELIANERSGRAPTVPNIGTAGGRRQDNSPPPPGETRNERP
- a CDS encoding inositol-3-phosphate synthase yields the protein MGSVRVAIVGVGNCASSLIQGVEYYRNADPNDRVPGLMHVTFGDYHVSDVQFVAAFDVDAKKVGMDLSEAIVASENNTIKLCDVPPTGVSVQRGPTFDGLGEYYREIVEESDAAPVDVAQALRDAQVDVVVSYLPVGSELADKFYAQAAIDAGCAFVNALPVFIASDPEWAKKFEDAGLPIVGDDIKSQVGATIVHRALAKLFEDRGVELLRTYQLNFGGNMDFMNMLERKRLVSKKISKTQSVTSQIPHEMSKSDVHIGPSDHVPWLDDRKWAYIRLEGRSFGDTPLNAELKLEVWDSPNSAGVIIDAVRAAKIALDRKIAGPILSASSYFMKSPPVQYADHDAHQAVEEFIAGEVER